The following are encoded in a window of Plectropomus leopardus isolate mb chromosome 23, YSFRI_Pleo_2.0, whole genome shotgun sequence genomic DNA:
- the LOC121962024 gene encoding doublesex- and mab-3-related transcription factor A1-like isoform X2 encodes MDSRIRPLGLAGHTASPLGGLQVPPSLLRPPPLFLRACNPALERGYPRTPKCARCRNHGVVSALKGHKRFCRWRDCVCAKCTLIAERQRVMAAQVALRRQQAQEESEARELRLMYPGSGIGGEAGIPQPSPVGPGVPAATSSTPTAPSFDVFGSENQKDDDKLSKYNFYNGFVGRPLFAPHTPRLPSPNDKKDLSPTKDTTTSFSADSPSPAFDQHSDHIESPQRSLFSSDPESGSESEKPRDHLSLERDPTDIMTKIFPHQKRDTLESMAFCWVAWNAWSSGEQVCLLPAPHAADSRRGGQSVRNQPPSRCQPPTAGLLLC; translated from the exons ATGGACAGCAGGATCAGACCGCTTGGCCTGGCCGGGCACACCGCCTCCCCTCTCGGCGGCTTGCAggtgcctccctccctcctgcgCCCTCCGCCTCTGTTCCTCCGGGCTTGTAACCCCGCGCTGGAGAGGGGATACCCCCGCACCCCGAAGTGCGCCCGATGCAGAAACCATGGTGTGGTTTCTGCGCTGAAAGGCCACAAGCGCTTCTGTCGCTGGAGGGACTGCGTGTGCGCAAAGTGCACCTTGATAGCAGAGAGGCAGCGCGTGATGGCCGCGCAGGTGGCGCTGAGGAGGCAACAGGCgcaggaggagagcgaggcCCGGGAGCTCCGGCTCATGTATCCCGGCTCGGGGATCGGTGGGGAGGCAGGGATCCCTCAGCCGTCACCCGTGGGCCCCGGGGTGCCAGCAGCTACCAGCAGCACTCCAACAGCTCCCAGTTTCGATGTTTTTGGATCAGAGAACCAAAAAGATG ATGACAAGCTGTCAAAGTACAACTTTTATAATGGATTTGTGGGTCGACCCCTCTTTGCACCCCACACCCCGCGGCTGCCCTctccaaatgacaaaaaagatcTGTCTCCCACCAAGGACACAACCACCTCATTCAGCGCTGACAGTCCATCCCCAGCGTTTGATCAGCACTCAGACCACATAGAGAGCCCGCAGAGGTCGCTCTTCTCCTCAGATCCGGAGTCAGGCAGCGAGTCAGAGAAGCCCAGGGACCACCTGAGCCTGGAGAGGGACCCCACTGACATCATGACCAAGATCTTTCCCCATCAGAAACGGGACACCCTGGAGTCTATG gcCTTCTGTTGGGTTGCCTGGAACGCTTGGAGCTCTGGGGAACAAGTCTGCCTTCTCCCCGCTCCACATGCCGCCGACAGCCGCCGGGGGGGACAGTCTGTACGGAATCAGCCCCCGTCTCGGTGTCAGCCCCCTACGGCTGGCCTACTCCTCTGCTAG
- the LOC121962024 gene encoding doublesex- and mab-3-related transcription factor A1-like isoform X1, with protein MDSRIRPLGLAGHTASPLGGLQVPPSLLRPPPLFLRACNPALERGYPRTPKCARCRNHGVVSALKGHKRFCRWRDCVCAKCTLIAERQRVMAAQVALRRQQAQEESEARELRLMYPGSGIGGEAGIPQPSPVGPGVPAATSSTPTAPSFDVFGSENQKDDDKLSKYNFYNGFVGRPLFAPHTPRLPSPNDKKDLSPTKDTTTSFSADSPSPAFDQHSDHIESPQRSLFSSDPESGSESEKPRDHLSLERDPTDIMTKIFPHQKRDTLESMVRTCKGDIVRTIELVLSSKENKIDNDSSSLSNHTNTLRPSVGLPGTLGALGNKSAFSPLHMPPTAAGGDSLYGISPRLGVSPLRLAYSSASGGMAGFMSPYMTSGLMPVFPLRPPLDSYPFPGMIRDLSYLQSKESLCSTGLYSRLNSEK; from the exons ATGGACAGCAGGATCAGACCGCTTGGCCTGGCCGGGCACACCGCCTCCCCTCTCGGCGGCTTGCAggtgcctccctccctcctgcgCCCTCCGCCTCTGTTCCTCCGGGCTTGTAACCCCGCGCTGGAGAGGGGATACCCCCGCACCCCGAAGTGCGCCCGATGCAGAAACCATGGTGTGGTTTCTGCGCTGAAAGGCCACAAGCGCTTCTGTCGCTGGAGGGACTGCGTGTGCGCAAAGTGCACCTTGATAGCAGAGAGGCAGCGCGTGATGGCCGCGCAGGTGGCGCTGAGGAGGCAACAGGCgcaggaggagagcgaggcCCGGGAGCTCCGGCTCATGTATCCCGGCTCGGGGATCGGTGGGGAGGCAGGGATCCCTCAGCCGTCACCCGTGGGCCCCGGGGTGCCAGCAGCTACCAGCAGCACTCCAACAGCTCCCAGTTTCGATGTTTTTGGATCAGAGAACCAAAAAGATG ATGACAAGCTGTCAAAGTACAACTTTTATAATGGATTTGTGGGTCGACCCCTCTTTGCACCCCACACCCCGCGGCTGCCCTctccaaatgacaaaaaagatcTGTCTCCCACCAAGGACACAACCACCTCATTCAGCGCTGACAGTCCATCCCCAGCGTTTGATCAGCACTCAGACCACATAGAGAGCCCGCAGAGGTCGCTCTTCTCCTCAGATCCGGAGTCAGGCAGCGAGTCAGAGAAGCCCAGGGACCACCTGAGCCTGGAGAGGGACCCCACTGACATCATGACCAAGATCTTTCCCCATCAGAAACGGGACACCCTGGAGTCTATGGTGAGAACGTGCAAAGGCGACATTGTCAGAACCATTGAACTGGTATTGAGCTCCAAAGAGAACAAAATAGACAATGATAGCTCGTCTCTGTctaatcacacaaacacactcaggcCTTCTGTTGGGTTGCCTGGAACGCTTGGAGCTCTGGGGAACAAGTCTGCCTTCTCCCCGCTCCACATGCCGCCGACAGCCGCCGGGGGGGACAGTCTGTACGGAATCAGCCCCCGTCTCGGTGTCAGCCCCCTACGGCTGGCCTACTCCTCTGCTAGCGGCGGCATGGCAGGTTTTATGTCACCATACATGACATCAGGACTGATGCCAGTGTTCCCACTGCGTCCACCTTTGGACTCATATCCCTTCCCAGGCATGATCCGAGACCTTTCCTACCTTCAGAGCAAGGAGTCACTGTGCAGCACAGGGCTTTACTCAAGACTTAACAgtgaaaaatga